A region from the Peromyscus maniculatus bairdii isolate BWxNUB_F1_BW_parent chromosome 5, HU_Pman_BW_mat_3.1, whole genome shotgun sequence genome encodes:
- the LOC102927544 gene encoding leucine-rich repeat-containing protein 58, giving the protein MEEAALGDAELNWSRLSVSAEALESELEARAEERRGSREALLRLLLPYNRLTSLPRALGRGFPHLQLLDVSGNALTALGPELLTVSGLRTLLARNNRLGGPGSLPKGLAQSPLCRSLQVLNLSGNCFQEVPPSLLELRALQTLSLGGNQLQSIPAEIENLQSLECLYLGGNFIKEIPPELANLPSLNYLVLCDNKIQSVTPQLSQRLF; this is encoded by the coding sequence ATGGAGGAGGCCGCCCTCGGAGATGCCGAACTCAACTGGTCCCGCCTCAGCGTCTCGGCCGAGGCGCTGGAGTCGGAACTGGAGGCGCGCGCCGAGGAGCGGCGGGGCTCGCGGGAGGCGCTGCTGCGCCTGCTGCTGCCCTACAACCGGCTGACGTCGCTGCCGCGGGCGCTGGGCAGGGGCTTCCCGCACCTCCAGCTCCTGGACGTCAGCGGGAACGCGCTCACGGCGCTGGGGCCCGAGCTGCTGACGGTGAGCGGCCTGCGCACGCTGCTGGCCAGGAACAACCGACTCGGCGGCCCGGGCTCGCTGCCCAAGGGCCTGGCCCAGTCGCCGCTCTGCCGCAGCCTCCAGGTGCTCAACCTCAGCGGCAACTGCTTCCAGGAGGTGCCCCCCTCGCTGCTGGAGCTGCGGGCGCTGCAGACCCTCAGCCTGGGCGGCAACCAGCTGCAGAGCATCCCCGCCGAGATCGAGAACTTGCAGAGTTTAGAATGTTTATACCTTGGAGGAAACTTCATTAAAGAAATCCCACCAGAATTAGCAAATCTACCTTCTCTGAATTACTTGGTGTTGTGTGACAACAAAATCCAAAGTGTGACTCCTCAGCTTTCACAGCGTCTATTTTGA
- the C5H16orf46 gene encoding uncharacterized protein C16orf46 homolog: MDLCPESETVGENNESKKIEDAEETAVTLGCPDERRERNHVCCLLGISDLTLEEDERASEFAINTGWEEAVHGWGRTSPTACIWSRKKVKKGKAGEGTSGGSNCLFCMSLSQGSLEAHPLSEVGKPEAGAVAEVSPEKSCSPEKCGGPEKSCNSPSQGPSTASREPNKLCFPTYLHGEKKSLQIKEFIWCMEDWGIPEAVSSKTCRNPCGSTDRGLSISDSLNSKALMVLPPLKNSPPSSLDVLSKKSRNIFWQPEEKALRTEKEECVACPDGLKTVDGKSEKRHFELASHMKVTDMLPFSPSGAQTHLLGAESPRCCLHWSLLPQKSSMYPSSPTNIHYLATLQVLHKQGVQNCRARLKGKDPKPARSTHKHLLPEAKQENRPRALEKKMFPKPLLPSLTVSRVVIPVSTHRVL, encoded by the exons ATGGATCTCTGTCCGGAAAGTGAGACTGTTggagaaaataatgaaagcaaGAAAATTGAAGACGCAGAAGAAACGGCAGTGACTTTAGGTTGTCCAgatgagagaagggagaggaatcATGTTTGCTGTCTTCTCGGGATCAGCGACCTCACGTTGGAAGAGGATGAACGGGCCAGCGAGTTTGCCATCAACACCGGGTGGGAAGAAGCC GTCCACGGCTGGGGAAGGACCTCACCAACTGCCTGCATCTGGtcaagaaagaaagtgaaaaaggGAAAGGCGGGAGAAGGCACCAGTGGCGGCAGCAACTGCTTGTTCTGCATGAGCCTTTCTCAAGGGAGTCTGGAGGCTCATCCCCTCTCAGAGGTCGGGAAACCGGAGGCCGGTGCTGTGGCCGAGGTCAGCCCCGAGAAGAGCTGCAGCCCCGAGAAGTGCGGCGGCCCCGAGAAGAGCTGCAACAGCCCCTCCCAGGGCCCCAGCACCGCTTCCAGAGAGCCTAACAAACTGTGCTTTCCCACGTACTtgcatggagaaaaaaaaagcctgcaaATCAAGGAATTTATCTGGTGCATGGAAGATTGGGGCATTCCTGAGGCAGTTAGCAGCAAGACCTGCAGAAACCCCTGCGGAAGCACTGACCGGGGCCTCTCCATCTCCGACTCCCTCAATTCCAAGGCCCTCATGGTTCTGCCCCCACTGAAAAACTCTCCCCCCAGCAGCTTGGATGTCCTGAGTAAGAAGAGCAGGAATATTTTCTGGCAGCCGGAAGAAAAGGCGCTAAGGACGGAAAAGGAGGAGTGTGTGGCTTGTCCAGATGGATTGAAGACAGTTGATGGGAAAAGTGAAAAGAGACACTTTGAGCTGGCCAGCCACATGAAGGTCACCGACATGctgcctttctctccctctgggGCCCAGACACACCTGCTGGGAGCAGAGTCTCCAAGGTGCTGCCTGCACTGGTCCCTCCTGCCCCAGAAGAGCTCTATGTACCCATCCAGCCCCACCAACATCCACTATCTTGCCACCTTGCAGGTGTTGCATAAGCAGGGCGTGCAGAACTGCAGGGCCAGGCTCAAAGGCAAGGACCCCAAACCTGCCAGGAGCACCCACAAGCACCTCCTCCCAGAGGCCAAGCAGGAAAACAGGCCTCGAGCGCTAGAGAAGAAAATGTTCCCCAAACCTCTCCTGCCGTCCCTCACAGTGAGCAGAGTTGTCATCCCTGTCTCTACTCACAGAGTCCTCTGA
- the Gcsh gene encoding glycine cleavage system H protein, mitochondrial, translating to MSLRVARSARAVACSLRTALASCPPRPWVPSAVAVRALSTGSAVLSVRKFTEKHEWITTENGIGTVGISNFAQEALGDVVYCSLPEVGTKLKKQDEFGALESVKAASELYSPLSGEVTEVNEALTENPGLVNKSCYEDGWLIKMALSDPSELDELMSEEAYEKYVKSIEE from the exons ATGTCGCTGCGAGTGGCTAGGAGCGCGCGGGCTGTGGCCTGCAGCCTGCGCACCGCCCTGGCCTCTTGCCCACCACGGCCCTGGGTGCCGAGTGCCGTCGCCGTCCGCGCGCTGAGCACTGGATCCGCTGTGCTGTCGG TGCGTAAATTCACAGAGAAACATGAATGGATAACCACAGAAAATGGTATTGGAACAGTGGGAATCAGCAATTTTGCACAG GAAGCTTTGGGAGATGTTGTTTACTGTAGTCTGCCTGAAGTTGGGACAAAACTGAAAAAACAAG ATGAGTTTGGTGCTCTGGAGAGTGTGAAGGCTGCCAGTGAACTCTACTCTCCTCTGTCAGGAGAGGTAACAGAAGTCAATGAAGCGCTTACAGAAAACCCAGGGCTCGTCAACAAATCCTGTTATGAAGACG GTTGGCTGATCAAGATGGCACTGAGTGACCCTTCAGAGCTGGATGAATTAATGAGTGAAGAAGCGTATGAGAAATATGTGAAGTCCATTGAGGAGTGA